A stretch of DNA from Micromonospora sp. WMMD1155:
TGCCTAGGGCAGCCTTACCTAACCCCTGCGGAGGCGCCCGTCAGCGGGCGCGTCGGGATCGGCAGCCGTGAGCTTGCTGCAGCAGTGCCTCGATCTCGAGGCCGAGATGGTCCGGATGCCGCAGCGGCGTGCGGAACCTCAGCCGGACGTCCCGGTCACCAGCGGTCAGTTCCAGCCGGAGTACGAGCCCGTGGCGGTCCAGTCGGACCGGCCGGACCCGGCGGACGCCCTGCAGTTGCCGGGCGGGTACCAGGCGGCACAGCCGCTCGACGGTTTGCGGGTGGTGGTGGTCGAGGTGGCACAGCAGGTCGGCTTCGGAGGCGGCCAGCGGATCGGGCCGGGCGGTCGCGAACGCGTCCGGATCGACGTGTGTGGAGCGGCCGTCGACCGTCAACTCGGCGGTGGCGAGGTCGAGGACCGCCACCGGTTCCTGATCCCCTGCGGTCAGGACCGCCTCGGTCACCAGCCAGCCGGTGAGCGTGCCGCGCCCACGTACCCGGTCGCGGACCGGAGTGGGTGCCAGGTCGGTCACCTCGACCATTGCCACGGTCTCCCGCTGGTGCGTGAGGTGGTCGGTCAGGTGGCTCCGGGCCGGTAGTTCCACCCGCAACCGCCCGTCACCCGTCACGGCGTGCCGTCCGCCGACGTACGCCTCGATGCCCGGGACGCGCAGGGTGAGCGAGTCGGTGGCGACGAGCATCGACCGGAGTCGCACGGCCGCGTCGTCGGTGGAGTCCGCCGTGCTGGTCGGGAGCTTGCTCAAGGCGATCATCTCCTAATAAGGTTAGCCTTACCTTAGTTGAGAGGTGAAGGATGAATCAGACCCGCCCCAAGGTCAAGCGCTCCCGTGCCCTGGGCATCGCGCTGACCCCGAAATGTGTGCGCTACTTCGAGCGCCGCCCGTTCCCGCCGGGACAGCACGGCCGTGCTCGGCGCACCACCAGCGACTACAAGGTCCGGCTGCTGGAGAAGCAGCGACTCAAGGCGCAGTACGACCTGCACGAGGGGCAGTTGCGGCGTGCGTTCGACAGGGCCGTGCGTCGGCCGGGAAAGACCGGCGAAGAGCTGATCGTCGAGTTGGAGAGCCGGTTGGACGCCCTGGTGTTGCGCGCCGGTCTGGCCCGCACCATCTACCAGGCGCGCCAGGTCGTCACCCACCAGCACGTCACCGTGAACGGCCGCCGCGTGGACCGGCCGTCCGCGCGGTTGCAACCCGGTGACGTCATCGCCGTGGCGGAACGCAGCCGGGGCAAGGCTCCCTTCGTCGTCGCGGCGGCCGGGGCGCACGCTCCGGAGCGGCCCGCCCCCTATCTCGACGTCACCCTGTCCGACCTGACCGTCCGGCTGGTCCGGCTCCCGCTGCGGTCGGAGGTTCCGGTCGTCTGCGACGAGCAACTCGTCGTCGAGTACTACTCGCGCTGAACGCGGACGGGGCGACCGTGTGGAGGGGTCCGATGGCTCCGGGGCCCTCCACGCGCGGATCGCGGCCCCGAAAAGCGTTATTCGATCTTGCCTGACGCGGTCGTCGCTGACCTGCGGAGATAACGCTCTCACGGATGGTGGAAGAGTGCTTGACGCGCCCGCAACCGGGACGCAACGATGCATTCACATGTCTCGTCCCACCACCCGCCTGGCGTGATCGGCGCACGCCGTCCCCGCACCGCGAAAGGACCCCACTGTGCGCAGATCCCTGAGATCGTGGCTCGGCCTCGCGCTGAGCACGATCCTCGTGGCGGGCGGCATCGTCGCCGCGCCACCCACGGCCAGCGCCGCACCGTTCACCGTCCTGGTCTTCAGCAAGACCGCCGGGTTCCGGCACGGATCCATCACCCCCGGCATCGCCGCCATCCAGCAGCTCGGCGCGGCCAACGGGTTCACCGTCGAGGCCACCGAGGACGCCGCGCAGTTCACCGACGCCAACCTGGACCGGTTCGCCGCGGTGATCTGGCTGTCCACCACCGGGGATGTGCTCAACGCCGCCCAGCAGGCCGCGTTCGAGCGCTACATCACCGGCGGCGGCGGGTACGTCGGCGTGCACTCCGCCTCCGACACCGAGTACGACTGGCCGTGGTACGGCGGGTTGGTCGGGGCGTACTTCGCCTCGCACCCGGCCGAGCAGACCGTCACCGTCAAGGTCGCCGACCAGGTGCACCCCTCCACGGCTGGGCTGCCGCAGCGGTGGAGCCGGTTCGACGAGCTGTACAACTACCGCACCAACCCCCGGGGCAACGTGCACGTCCTGGCCACATTGGACGAGACCACCTACACCGGCGGAAGCATGGGAGCCGACCACCCGATCTCCTGGTGCCAGAACTACTCCGGCGGTCGGGCCTGGTACACCGGCCTGGGGCACACCGACGCGTCGTACAGCGAGGCGAGTTTCCGCCAGCACCTGCTCGGCGGCATCAGGACCGCGGCGGGGGAGGTCGACGCCGACTGCGGTGGCACCGTCACCAGCAGCTTCCAACAGGTGGAGCTGGCCAAGGGCGCGGCCGAGACCGGTGAGCCGATGAGTCTCACCGTCCTGCCCGACCGGGGTGTGCTGCACACCTCCCGCAACGGCGTGATCCGGCACACCGACGCCAACGGCAACACCAAGATCGCCGCCACCCTGCCGGTCTACACCGGGGACGAGGAAGGTCTGCAGGGCATCAAGGCCGACCCCAACTTCGCCACCAACCGCTGGGTGTACGCGTTCTACGCCCCACCACTGAGCACCCCCGGTGGTGGTGCGCCGGCCACCGGCACCC
This window harbors:
- a CDS encoding DUF2470 domain-containing protein; its protein translation is MLVATDSLTLRVPGIEAYVGGRHAVTGDGRLRVELPARSHLTDHLTHQRETVAMVEVTDLAPTPVRDRVRGRGTLTGWLVTEAVLTAGDQEPVAVLDLATAELTVDGRSTHVDPDAFATARPDPLAASEADLLCHLDHHHPQTVERLCRLVPARQLQGVRRVRPVRLDRHGLVLRLELTAGDRDVRLRFRTPLRHPDHLGLEIEALLQQAHGCRSRRAR
- the rpsD gene encoding 30S ribosomal protein S4; this translates as MNQTRPKVKRSRALGIALTPKCVRYFERRPFPPGQHGRARRTTSDYKVRLLEKQRLKAQYDLHEGQLRRAFDRAVRRPGKTGEELIVELESRLDALVLRAGLARTIYQARQVVTHQHVTVNGRRVDRPSARLQPGDVIAVAERSRGKAPFVVAAAGAHAPERPAPYLDVTLSDLTVRLVRLPLRSEVPVVCDEQLVVEYYSR